The Dyadobacter sp. 676 DNA window AAATAAATACTTAAACTCATGGATCATACGCGTCGTAAATTCATCGCCGGCTCGGCGGCATTGGCGGCAAGCGCGGCCACAGGGGTGGCTGCTCCGGCCGATGCCGGAAAGGTTAAATACCCACTAGTTCATCATGTCTTTTTCTGGCTCAAAAACCCGGGTTCGGTCGCTGACCGTGACCGGATCATCGAAGGCCTGAAAACGCTCCGGAAAATCGAGGCCATTAAAGAGCTCCGCATCGGTGTGGTAGCAAGCACCGAAAAACGCGATGTGGTCGACAACAGTTGGGCAGTATCCGAGCTGATGTTCTTCGAGGACCTCGCCGGGCAGGCCAGCTATCAGACCCACCCGATTCACCAGCAGTTCATCAAGGATTGCAGCCATTTGTGGGATAAAGTGATCGTCTACGACGCGATGGATGTGTAGAACTGCATTCCATCCGCGTAATCGCGTGCATTGAATTCTCCCGGGCTGTTTCGTACGCTACGGAACAGTCCGCTTTTTTACATTCCGGTCAGTCCGAATTCACAACGAATCCTTTCCGATTCACATTCCCGGTAAAGCGTTTTCCCGAAACCCCATTCTTTTGTTTTCATAACATTAACAATATGAAAACAGCAACTCTTCTGATTCTGACGTTCCTGATTGCCCATTCACCG harbors:
- a CDS encoding Dabb family protein — translated: MDHTRRKFIAGSAALAASAATGVAAPADAGKVKYPLVHHVFFWLKNPGSVADRDRIIEGLKTLRKIEAIKELRIGVVASTEKRDVVDNSWAVSELMFFEDLAGQASYQTHPIHQQFIKDCSHLWDKVIVYDAMDV